In Calothrix sp. PCC 7507, one DNA window encodes the following:
- a CDS encoding type II CAAX prenyl endopeptidase Rce1 family protein yields the protein MILRDLSRKIKLRFTIFLLLSILAVVAILSLTARQPQLVPKQSNYAIHTRQDFNQPSFYPVTQIPSANLYKPIADWVGRLILPTKQQLQDGLDWVWLEVQHAPPTAQNLVGKIVRLEWKKHEDLLAYVQAVTQDVNFTSEVIKSQKKGMIHPFRLNGVRQVGVLRSLAGANPHDDTIVALDANTIIAESGEKSLLQIEREPVLVTGRFYGLVKIIQPITSETRTFSSKKQKQKRDYFLVQHYNPTSTKFDGVTETIRIPQQVIDTRNFAPSTAEQIETSPAGKDGWYIYGANDINGTFVVSALAPRSLFQIPPSQIITGEESALNYIKTLNWRDTEKLKGKLNTVLLNPVETPNLDTPYTISKWSEGDKAIALHLFGGIGGRKGEPLGVPYTITGHFAVGIAEVVRDEFTNELRFDTKYHQIYAHNPDGIIAATHTWADFMGNLQRGWLATRPVSDILIKFDPVTQDYDFDGVKLSPLGELQQQLQVTMARYRVGDGTGGATVSPATSCVQDSSQALYATILAIQNQVATTPQIQTWLKANLSHPQALRFQQLVELGQSLEKQLAPLEIVRADWKSQASILPGKKIGKRTKPFQDGSIWAGLTTWRTIMPRLAQDDLTAIFLKHGATMQILRTNQVGGWQPDITPIAPTVFFGQIKIPFTDISLLTIIISRLLASLVVPTLQHWLVIAAMLGIYGVIAIPLGFKLEFLQMQIWSANLLDKCLLICRSLFLPAIVEELFFRVLLLPHPLENTNWLHWSLWGIGSLLLFVFYHPVNAKTFFQAGFPTFFNPVFLVLAALLGIICTVAYALTGSLFVVVVIHWVVVVVWLIVFGGIEKLDVENQKFGNTNTVS from the coding sequence TTGATTTTACGTGACTTGAGTCGAAAAATAAAGTTAAGATTTACGATATTTTTACTGCTATCAATACTAGCAGTAGTTGCAATCTTGTCACTTACTGCAAGACAACCGCAGCTAGTACCAAAACAAAGCAATTACGCAATACATACCCGACAAGATTTTAATCAACCAAGTTTTTATCCCGTTACACAAATTCCATCTGCAAACCTTTATAAACCTATCGCCGACTGGGTAGGAAGGTTAATTTTACCGACGAAACAGCAATTACAAGATGGGTTAGATTGGGTGTGGCTGGAAGTGCAACATGCACCACCTACAGCCCAAAACTTGGTAGGAAAAATTGTGCGTTTGGAGTGGAAAAAGCATGAAGATTTACTTGCTTACGTTCAAGCTGTCACGCAAGATGTAAATTTCACTTCCGAAGTTATTAAAAGTCAAAAAAAAGGGATGATTCATCCTTTTCGACTAAATGGAGTGCGTCAAGTAGGTGTTTTAAGGTCTTTGGCTGGTGCGAATCCTCATGATGATACCATTGTCGCTTTAGATGCAAATACAATAATTGCAGAAAGTGGGGAAAAATCTCTTTTGCAAATTGAACGCGAACCTGTTTTAGTGACTGGTAGGTTTTATGGTTTGGTAAAAATAATTCAACCAATTACCTCTGAAACCAGAACTTTTTCATCTAAAAAACAGAAGCAGAAGCGCGATTATTTTTTAGTCCAGCATTACAACCCTACTTCTACCAAGTTTGATGGTGTTACAGAAACTATTCGTATTCCCCAACAAGTAATAGATACGCGAAATTTTGCACCTTCAACTGCGGAGCAAATCGAAACATCACCTGCCGGTAAAGATGGGTGGTATATTTACGGTGCTAACGATATCAATGGTACGTTTGTAGTTAGCGCCCTCGCCCCTCGTTCTCTCTTTCAGATTCCACCCAGTCAAATCATTACTGGTGAAGAATCAGCACTAAATTACATCAAAACTTTGAATTGGCGAGATACAGAAAAACTTAAAGGTAAACTCAATACTGTATTATTAAACCCAGTAGAAACGCCAAACTTAGATACACCCTATACTATATCAAAATGGAGCGAAGGCGATAAAGCGATCGCACTACATCTGTTCGGTGGAATTGGCGGACGTAAAGGTGAACCACTGGGAGTACCTTATACTATCACCGGACATTTTGCTGTGGGAATTGCAGAAGTTGTTCGCGACGAGTTTACTAACGAATTACGCTTCGATACTAAATATCATCAAATTTATGCCCATAACCCCGATGGAATTATCGCCGCAACGCATACATGGGCTGATTTTATGGGCAATTTACAACGCGGATGGCTCGCAACACGTCCAGTATCAGATATTTTGATTAAATTTGATCCCGTAACTCAAGATTATGATTTTGATGGTGTGAAACTTTCACCTTTAGGCGAATTACAGCAACAGTTACAAGTGACAATGGCTCGTTATCGCGTTGGCGATGGTACTGGTGGCGCAACGGTATCACCAGCCACTTCATGCGTACAAGATTCTAGCCAAGCACTTTATGCTACGATACTGGCAATTCAAAACCAAGTTGCTACAACTCCTCAAATTCAAACTTGGTTAAAAGCCAACCTCAGTCATCCGCAAGCCTTGCGCTTTCAGCAGCTAGTCGAACTAGGCCAATCTTTGGAAAAACAATTAGCACCCTTAGAGATAGTCCGTGCTGATTGGAAAAGTCAAGCAAGTATACTCCCAGGTAAAAAAATCGGAAAAAGAACGAAACCATTTCAAGATGGTAGCATTTGGGCAGGTTTGACAACATGGCGAACAATCATGCCTCGACTGGCACAAGACGACCTCACCGCGATATTTTTAAAACATGGTGCAACTATGCAAATATTGCGAACCAATCAAGTAGGTGGTTGGCAACCTGACATTACACCCATCGCACCCACAGTATTTTTCGGACAAATCAAAATTCCCTTTACTGATATTTCACTGCTAACAATTATTATCAGTCGCCTATTAGCGTCGCTAGTAGTTCCCACATTACAACATTGGTTAGTTATTGCGGCGATGCTAGGAATTTATGGCGTTATAGCTATCCCTTTAGGTTTTAAATTAGAATTTTTGCAGATGCAAATTTGGTCTGCAAATTTGCTAGATAAATGTTTGTTAATATGTCGCAGCTTATTTTTACCTGCAATTGTTGAAGAACTATTTTTCCGAGTTTTACTGCTACCTCATCCTCTCGAAAATACCAATTGGTTACATTGGAGTTTGTGGGGTATAGGGAGTTTATTACTATTTGTTTTCTATCATCCGGTAAATGCAAAGACATTTTTTCAAGCTGGATTTCCCACATTTTTTAATCCCGTTTTCCTGGTTTTAGCCGCATTATTAGGAATAATATGTACAGTTGCTTATGCCCTTACAGGTTCGTTATTTGTGGTAGTCGTAATTCACTGGGTGGTAGTAGTGGTTTGGTTAATTGTTTTTGGCGGAATTGAAAAATTAGATGTGGAAAATCAGAAATTTGGCAATACTAACACCGTTTCTTGA
- the trpE gene encoding anthranilate synthase component I produces MIFPDFDQFKELAKQGNFVPVYQEWVADLDTPVSSWYKVCAGQPYSFLLESVEGGEKLGRYSLLGCDPLWVLEARGNHTTQTHRNGSQVVFTGDPFTALAECLEPYHPVKLPQLPAGIGGLFGFWGYELIHWIEPRVPIHAQDKRNIPDGLWMQVDHLLIFDQVKRKIWAIAYADLRDPEVDLQAAYQQAGDRVTQMVDKLSLPLSPEKTRLSWTPPSGGSPSKTAEYTSNFTRPEFCASVEKAKDYIKAGDIFQVVVSQQLSTEYTGDPFALYRSLRQINPSPYMAFFNFQDWQIIGSSPEVMVKAERDIDGEIIATVRPIAGTRPRGKTSKEDAAFAEDLLQDPKEIAEHVMLVDLGRNDLGRVCESGSVRVDELMVVERYSHVMHIVSNVVGKLASNKTAWDLLKASFPAGTVSGAPKIRAMEIINELEPSRRGVYSGVYGYYDFEGQLNSAIAIRTMVLRDNTVTVQAGAGLVADSEPEKEYEETLNKARGLLEAIRCLR; encoded by the coding sequence ATGATATTTCCCGATTTTGACCAGTTTAAAGAGCTAGCTAAACAAGGTAACTTTGTACCGGTTTATCAGGAATGGGTTGCAGACCTAGATACGCCTGTATCTTCATGGTATAAAGTTTGCGCTGGTCAGCCTTATAGCTTTTTGCTGGAATCGGTGGAAGGTGGGGAAAAACTGGGGCGTTATAGTTTATTGGGTTGCGATCCCTTGTGGGTGTTGGAAGCAAGAGGCAATCATACAACCCAGACACATCGCAATGGTTCCCAGGTCGTTTTTACAGGCGACCCCTTTACAGCTTTAGCCGAATGTCTGGAGCCATATCACCCAGTCAAATTACCGCAATTACCAGCAGGGATTGGCGGTTTGTTTGGTTTTTGGGGCTATGAATTGATTCACTGGATAGAACCACGAGTGCCAATTCATGCACAAGATAAGCGTAATATTCCGGATGGATTGTGGATGCAGGTAGACCACCTGTTGATTTTTGACCAAGTAAAGCGGAAAATTTGGGCGATCGCCTATGCTGATTTACGCGATCCAGAAGTAGATTTACAGGCAGCTTATCAGCAAGCGGGCGATCGCGTCACCCAGATGGTAGACAAGCTATCTCTACCCCTGTCGCCAGAAAAAACCCGACTCTCATGGACACCCCCAAGCGGGGGTTCCCCCTCCAAAACAGCAGAATATACCAGCAACTTCACCCGCCCAGAATTCTGCGCCAGTGTCGAAAAAGCCAAAGATTATATTAAAGCCGGGGATATCTTCCAAGTAGTCGTTTCCCAGCAGCTATCAACAGAATATACAGGCGATCCTTTTGCTCTTTATCGTTCCCTGCGCCAGATTAATCCCTCGCCTTACATGGCTTTCTTTAACTTCCAAGATTGGCAAATCATCGGCTCCAGTCCCGAAGTGATGGTGAAAGCAGAACGTGATATTGATGGTGAGATCATCGCCACAGTCCGTCCCATTGCGGGGACACGTCCACGGGGTAAAACCAGCAAGGAAGATGCAGCTTTTGCAGAGGATTTACTCCAAGATCCCAAAGAAATTGCCGAACACGTCATGCTTGTTGATTTAGGGCGGAATGATTTGGGTAGGGTTTGTGAAAGCGGTAGCGTCAGAGTTGATGAATTAATGGTAGTTGAGCGTTACTCCCATGTGATGCACATTGTCAGTAATGTGGTGGGTAAATTAGCATCAAACAAAACCGCCTGGGATTTATTAAAAGCCAGCTTCCCTGCCGGTACTGTCAGCGGCGCGCCCAAAATTCGGGCGATGGAAATTATCAACGAATTAGAACCTAGTCGCCGTGGTGTGTATTCTGGTGTGTATGGATATTATGATTTTGAAGGGCAATTAAATAGTGCGATCGCCATTCGCACAATGGTACTGCGAGACAATACAGTAACCGTGCAAGCTGGCGCTGGTTTAGTAGCTGATTCTGAACCCGAAAAAGAATATGAAGAAACGTTAAATAAGGCGCGGGGTCTTTTAGAAGCAATTCGCTGTTTACGTTGA
- a CDS encoding photosystem I reaction center subunit II PsaD: protein MAETLSGKTPLFAGSTGGLLTKAAVEEKYAITWTSPKQQVFELPTGGAATMLQGENLLYIARKEYGIALGGQLRKFKITDYKIYRILPSGETTLIHPADGVFPEKVNPGREKVRYVPRRIGQNPSPSQVKFSGKATHDA, encoded by the coding sequence ATGGCAGAAACACTCTCTGGAAAAACCCCGCTATTTGCTGGCAGCACCGGCGGCTTGCTGACAAAAGCAGCAGTTGAAGAAAAGTACGCTATTACCTGGACTAGCCCTAAACAACAAGTGTTTGAATTGCCTACAGGTGGCGCTGCTACAATGCTACAAGGTGAAAACCTGCTGTACATCGCTCGTAAAGAATACGGCATTGCTTTAGGTGGTCAACTCCGGAAATTCAAAATCACAGACTACAAAATTTACCGGATTTTGCCCAGTGGAGAAACCACTTTAATTCACCCAGCCGATGGTGTCTTCCCTGAGAAGGTCAACCCAGGTCGTGAGAAAGTGCGTTATGTACCACGCAGAATCGGACAAAATCCCAGTCCATCACAGGTTAAGTTCAGTGGGAAAGCTACCCACGACGCATAG
- a CDS encoding type II toxin-antitoxin system ParD family antitoxin, with product MQKNTSVTLGDHFEAFINSQVECGRFSSASEVVRAGLRLLEEHEMKVAALRRALQEGENSGFAEYFLHGLLAELDKEKLS from the coding sequence ATGCAAAAAAATACCAGCGTTACATTAGGAGACCATTTCGAGGCATTTATTAATAGCCAGGTAGAATGCGGGCGTTTTTCTTCCGCCAGTGAAGTTGTCCGCGCCGGACTACGATTATTGGAGGAGCATGAAATGAAAGTTGCTGCGTTGCGTCGGGCATTGCAAGAAGGTGAGAATAGCGGCTTTGCTGAGTATTTCTTACATGGACTATTGGCAGAGTTGGACAAGGAAAAGTTATCCTGA